A single Amphiprion ocellaris isolate individual 3 ecotype Okinawa chromosome 1, ASM2253959v1, whole genome shotgun sequence DNA region contains:
- the slc5a7a gene encoding high-affinity choline transporter 1, with the protein MTIHVEGLVAIAVFYLLILFVGIWAAWKNKHSGEAEGTDRSETIMVGGRDIGLFVGGFTMTATWVGGGYINGTAEYVYLPDQGLVWAQAPFGYALSLVLGGLFFAKPMRSRGYVTMLDPFQQLYGKRMGGLLFIPALMGEIFWSAAILSALGATLSVIVDINIKMSVVISALIAIFYTLVGGLYSVAYTDVVQLFCIFVGLWISVPFALTNPAVSDITVTAVKQVYQSPWRGSVNKNDTWVWIDNFCLLMLGGIPWQVYFQRVLSASSATYAQVLSFLAAFGCLVMAVPSVLIGAIGASTDWNQTSYGGVSPKEKEQADMILPIVLQHLCPPFVSFFGLGAVSAAVMSSADSSILSASSMFARNIYQLAFRQSASDREIVWVMRITIFVFGGLATLMALVSGTVYGLWYLSSDLVYVIIFPQLLSVLFIKGTNTYGSVAAYLFGMVLRIGGGEPYLQLPPFIYYPGWTTEERIHPMTGEMEEVVIQKFPFKTVSMLASFLGNVAFSYLAKYLFESGKISHKYDFLDAVVSKHSGEIMDKTTLVTRGNNIGLSEMAPVKPRLSVTLAAAFTRRDTLPTETVEEEEESSPDSSHHDEE; encoded by the exons ATGACCATCCATGTAGAGGGGCTTGTGGCTATCGCGGTCTTCTATCTGCTGATTCTGTTCGTGGGCATTTGGGCGGCATGGAAGAACAAACACTCCGGGGAGGCGGAGGGCACCGACCGCAGCGAAACCATCATGGTCGGAGGGAGAGACATTGGATTATTTGTCGGTGGATTCACCATGACAG CCACCTGGGTTGGAGGAGGCTACATCAATGGCACAGCTGAGTATGTGTATCTTCCAGATCAGGGCTTGGTTTGGGCTCAAGCTCCCTTTGGATATGCACTCAGTCTTGTTCTGG GTGGTCTATTTTTTGCCAAGCCCATGCGCTCACGGGGTTACGTCACCATGTTGGATCCTTTTCAGCAGTTGTATGGGAAACGTATGGGTGGCCTCCTCTTCATACCCGCACTCATGGGAGAGATTTTCTGGTCTGCTGCCATCTTATCGGCCCTTG GTGCTACTCTGAGCGTCATCGTGGACATCAACATTAAGATGTCAGTGGTCATTTCTGCGCTTATTGCAATCTTTTACACGCTGGTTGGAGGACTTTACTCTGTGGCCTACACTGATGTCGTGCAgctgttttgtatctttgttgGCCTG tggaTCAGCGTCCCCTTTGCTTTGACCAACCCTGCGGTGTCAGACATCACTGTTACTGCGGTGAAGCAGGTGTACCAGTCGCCCTGGAGAGGCAGCGTCAACAAGAACGACACCTGGGTCTGGATCGATAACTTCTGCCTCTTG ATGCTGGGAGGAATACCCTGGCAAGTGTATTTCCAGAGAGTCCTGTCAGCCTCCTCCGCTACCTACGCCCAGGTCCTCTCCTTCTTGGCCGCCTTCGGGTGCCTCGTCATGGCTGTGCCCTCCGTTCTTATCGGTGCCATCGGGGCCTCCACAG ACTGGAACCAGACAAGCTATGGTGGTGTTTCTCCAAAAGAGAAGGAACAAGCAGACATGATTCTACCCATCGTACTCCAACACCTTTGTCCTCCATTCGTCTCTTTCTTCGGCCTGGGTGCAGTTTCTGCAGCTGTCATGTCATCTGCAGACTCATCCATCCTTTCAGCGAGCTCCATGTTTGCGAGGAACATTTACCAGCTCGCCTTTAGACAGTCG GCATCTGACCGTGAAATCGTGTGGGTGATGCGCATCACTATCTTTGTGTTCGGTGGTCTTGCCACCTTGATGGCCCTGGTATCTGGCACAGTTTACGGCCTCTGGTACCTGAGCTCAGATCTGGTTTACGTCATCATCTTCCCCCAGCTGCTCAGTGTGCTCTTCATCAAAGGCACCAACACGTATGGCTCAGTGGCTGCTTACCTGTTCGGTATGGTGCTGCGTATAGGTGGAGGTGAACCCTACCTGCAGCTGCCTCCTTTCATTTATTACCCCGGTTGGACGACTGAGGAGCGGATCCACCCCATGACCGGAGAAATGGAGGAAGTTGTCATCCAGAAGTTTCCCTTCAAGACCGTCTCCATGCTGGCGTCCTTTCTGGGCAACGTGGCTTTCTCGTACCTGGCGAAGTACCTGTTTGAGAGCGGCAAGATTTCACACAAGTACGACTTTCTCGACGCAGTGGTGTCCAAGCACAGTGGAGAGATTATGGATAAGACGACACTTGTAACTCGTGGCAACAACATCGGGCTGTCAGAGATGGCGCCCGTCAAACCGCGGCTGAGCGTGACCTTGGCGGCCGCCTTCACACGCCGTGACACGCTGCCCACCGAAacggtggaggaagaggaggagtccAGCCCCGACTCCTCCCACCATGATGAGGAATGA
- the arl6 gene encoding ADP-ribosylation factor-like protein 6 isoform X1, translated as MGLFDKLVGWLGLKKEVNVLCLGLDNSGKTTIINKLKPSNAQAQDIVPTIGFSIEKFKTSSLSFTVFDMSGQGRYRNLWEHYYKEGQAIIFVIDSADKLRMVVAKEELDTLLNHPDIKHRRIPILFFANKMDVRDALSSVKVSQLLCLENIKDKPWHICATDALKGDGLQEGVDWLQDQIMQSNQNNENVRA; from the exons ATGGGGCTGTTTGACAAGTTGGTAGGATGGCTGGGGTTAAAGAAGGAggtgaatgttttgtgtcttggtcTGGACAACAGTGGAAAAACCACCATCATCAACAAGCTCAAGCCTTCCAAT GCCCAGGCACAAGACATCGTCCCAACAATTGGCTTCAGCATAGAGAAGTTCAAGACATCCAG cCTTTCCTTCACTGTGTTTGACATGTCCGGTCAAGGCAGATACAGAAACCTCTGGGAACATTACTACAA GGAAGGACAGGCTATCATATTTGTCATTGATAGTGCAGATAAACTGAGGATGGTAGTGGCCAAAGAAGAACTGGACACATTACTAAATCATCCTG ATATTAAACACCGGAGGATTCCCATCCTGTTCTTTGCTAACAAGATGGATGTCAGGGATGCTTTGTCTTCTGTCAAGGTCTCACAGCTGCTCTGTTTGGAGAACATCAAAGACAAACCCTGGCACATCTG tgCCACCGATGCTCTGAAAGGAGACGGTTTACAGGAGGGAGTCGACTGGTTACAAG ATCAAATTATGCA atcaaatcaaaacaatgagAACGTGAGAGCATGA
- the arl6 gene encoding ADP-ribosylation factor-like protein 6 isoform X2, translated as MGLFDKLVGWLGLKKEVNVLCLGLDNSGKTTIINKLKPSNAQAQDIVPTIGFSIEKFKTSSLSFTVFDMSGQGRYRNLWEHYYKEGQAIIFVIDSADKLRMVVAKEELDTLLNHPDIKHRRIPILFFANKMDVRDALSSVKVSQLLCLENIKDKPWHICATDALKGDGLQEGVDWLQDQIKTMRT; from the exons ATGGGGCTGTTTGACAAGTTGGTAGGATGGCTGGGGTTAAAGAAGGAggtgaatgttttgtgtcttggtcTGGACAACAGTGGAAAAACCACCATCATCAACAAGCTCAAGCCTTCCAAT GCCCAGGCACAAGACATCGTCCCAACAATTGGCTTCAGCATAGAGAAGTTCAAGACATCCAG cCTTTCCTTCACTGTGTTTGACATGTCCGGTCAAGGCAGATACAGAAACCTCTGGGAACATTACTACAA GGAAGGACAGGCTATCATATTTGTCATTGATAGTGCAGATAAACTGAGGATGGTAGTGGCCAAAGAAGAACTGGACACATTACTAAATCATCCTG ATATTAAACACCGGAGGATTCCCATCCTGTTCTTTGCTAACAAGATGGATGTCAGGGATGCTTTGTCTTCTGTCAAGGTCTCACAGCTGCTCTGTTTGGAGAACATCAAAGACAAACCCTGGCACATCTG tgCCACCGATGCTCTGAAAGGAGACGGTTTACAGGAGGGAGTCGACTGGTTACAAG atcaaatcaaaacaatgagAACGTGA